Sequence from the Brassica oleracea var. oleracea cultivar TO1000 unplaced genomic scaffold, BOL UnpScaffold00847, whole genome shotgun sequence genome:
NNNNNNNNNNNNNNNNNNNNNNNNNNNNNNNNNNNNNNNNNNNNNNNNNNNNNNNNNNNNNNNNNNNNNNNNNNNNNNNNNNNNNNNNNNNNNNNNNNNNNNNNNNNNNNNNNNNNNNNNNNNNNATAccttttaatgaacggtaaagggaatactttcaattagttttgaaattttttatttcatggtttatgctcatctatacaaagaattctcaatggtatgcattacaattgtataagaaatgaaatacggcaaaaaaaattgatgttttgaaaccccaaacactagttcctcgctatttcctcggaatattttcattttaccgggcaaatatttcgcgaaaattgaaataaGAATTCCggcggaattccgacggaaaatgttcgtcggaccctaggttttataaccacgagccccttattcttccccatttctctcttcttcctctgcgcgactcctctcttctctccggcgatttccccctgaaatccgacgatatctccggcgatctcccccttctcttacacaaatcatgtaagaacCCTATCCTACTCTCTTAgattctatttgttaggtttttgtgtagttttgatatatttttgttaggatgattggttaggattgtgatttggttgtataataggtttagaattatgatttggttgaataatttgttttgttgaattgatttagaatctttttattttttttttattttttttgtatttataaaatcgatttttgtatataaaatcgatttttgtattttacaaaacgatttttctatataaattcgattttttggattttacaaaaaaaaaattctatataaattcgattttttggattttacaaaaaaaaaattctatataaattcgattttttggattttacaaaaaaaaaattctatataaattcgattttttggattttacaaaaaaaaaattctatataaattcgattttttggattttacaaaaaaaaaattctatataaattcgattttttggattttacaaaaaaaaaattctatataaattcgattttttggattttacaaaaaaaaatttctatataaattcgattttttggatNNNNNNNNNNNNNNNNNNNNNNNNNNNNNNNNNNNNNNNNNNNNNNNNNNNNNNNNNNNNNNNNNNNNNNNNNNNNNNNNNNNNNNNNNNNNNNNNNNNNNNNNNNNNNNNNNNNNNNNNNNNNNNNNNNNNNNNNNNNNNNNNNNNNNNNNNNNNNNNNNNNNNNNNNNNNNNNNNNNNNNNNNNNNNNNNNNNNNNNNNNNNNNNNNNNNNNNNNNNNNNNNNNNNNNNNNNNNNNNNNNNNNNNNNNNNNNNNNNNNNNNNNNNNNNNNNNNNNNNNNNNNNNNNNNNNNNNNNNNNNNNNNNNNNNNNNNNNNNNNNNNNNNNNNNNNNNNNNNNNNNNNNNNNNNNNNNNNNNNNNNNNNNNNNNNNNNNNNNNNNNNNNNNNNNNNNNNNNNNNNNNNNNNNNNNNNNNNNNNNNNNNNNNNNNNNNNNNNNNNNNNNNNNNNNNNNNNNNNNNNNNNNNNNNNNNNNNNNNNNNNNNNNNNNNNNNNNNNNNNNNNNNNNNNNNNNNNNNNNNNNNNNNNNNNNNNNNNNNNNNNNNNNNNNNNNNNNNNNNNNNNNNNNNNNNNNNNNNNNNNNNNNNNNNNNNNNNNNNNNNNNNNNNNNNNNNNNNNNNNNNNNNNNNNNNNNNNNNNNNNNNNNNNNNNNNNNNNNNNNNNNNNNNNNNNNNNNNNNNNNNNNNNNNNNNNNNNNNNNNNNNNNNNNNNNNNNNNNNNNNNNNNNNNNNNNNNNNNNNNNNNNNNNNNNNNNNNNNNNNNNNNNNNNNNNNNNNNNNNNNNNNNNNNNNNNNNNNNNNNNNNNNNNNNNNNNNNNNNNNNNNNNNNNNNNNNNNNNNNNNNNNNNNNNNNNNNNNNNNNNNNNNNNNNNNNNNNNNNNNNNNNNNNNNNNNNNNNNNNNNNNNNNNNNNNNNNNNNNNNNNNNNNNNNNNNNNNNNNNNNNNNNNNNNNNNNNNNNNNNNNNNNNNNNNNNNNNNNNNNNNNNNNNNNNNNNNNNNNNNNNNNNNNNNNNNNNNNNNNNNNNNNNNNNNNNNNNNNNNNNNNNNNNNNNNNNNNNNNNNNNNNNNNNNNNNNNNNNNNNNNNNNNNNNNNNNNNNNNNNNNNNNNNNNNNNNNNNNNNNNNNNNNNNNNNNNNNNNNNNNNNNNNNNNNNNNNNNNNNNNNNNNNNNNNNNNNNNNNNNNNNNNNNNNNNNNNNNNNNNNNNNNNNNNNNNNNNNNNNNNNNNNNNNNNNNNNNNNNNNNNNNNNNNNNNNNNNNNNNNNNNNNNNNNNNNNNNNNNNNNNNNNNNNNNNNNNNNNNNNNNNNNNNNNNNNNNNNNNNNNNNNNNNNNNNNNNNNNNNNNNNNNNNNNNNNNNNNNNNNNNNNNNNNNNNNNNNNNNNNNNNNNNNNNNNNNNNNNNNNNNNNNNNNNNNNNNNNNNNNNNNNNNNNNNNNNNNNNNNNNNNNNNNNNNNNNNNNNNNNNNNNNNNNNNNNNNNNNNNNNNNNNNNNNNNNNNNNNNNNNNNNNNNNNNNNNNNNNNNNNNNNNNNNNNNNNNNNNNNNNNNNNNNNNNNNNNNNNNNNNNNNNNNNNNNNNNNNNNNNNNNNNNNNNNNNNNNNNNNNNNNNNNNNNNNNNNNNNNNNNNNNNNNNNNNNNNNNNNNNNNNNNNNNNNNNNNNNNNNNNNNNNNNNNNNNNNNNNNNNNNNNNNNNNNNNNNNNNNNNNNNNNNNNNNNNNNNNNNNNNNNNNNNNNNNNNNNNNNNNNNNNNNNNNNNNNNNgtatattccgaacgtttttttataaacagatcgatcgatggatttatgtccaaaaacgcatcgatcgatgaacttccgaggaaatatcccgacgaagttctccctcggtatattccgaggagatttccgacaaactagtgatcctcggaatgtcctcggaaatttgtttcctcggaattccatcggaaaattccgagggatttccgaggaaggAAGAAATTCcaaggaattatttccgaggacttgtttcgtcggtatgtcgtcggaataacgatattccgacgaaattccgacgattttttccctcagaatccttgttgttttcttgtagtgttatattactttaaaatgttaaaaaataataacaaatgtttttaacaaaaaatatttcaactaaatcataaaataatatataaaaaatagaacacaaaaacatcatagttttagatatacatgtttttaagtcggatacaaatcggttcttatcgggtcggatctattcaggtcggttcttttcgggtccgggtctattcggatcggttctttttCGGTTCTgattccggttctttcgggtaaaaaaatttagacccaaaaagtaattgtaaattttcggaccggttccgggtcggatatttttgggtcggttctgATTTGgatcttcgggtccaggttaaaatgctcaGGCCTAATTAGCAGTTTAGCACGAGTTGAGATAAGAAATTTGCTTTCTCGGCGTTAATAAAGCTCAACCGAAAAAATAATGCTAAGATGAACTAATAAGTTGAGTGTAAACGATTTAAAGAGCAATACATCAACCATACAGTACATGAAAAGAGATAAATAACGCATAGAAAGTAACAATGCTTTATTTCTGAATAGCGAGTAATCAAAATgttaattaacaagaaaatttaaatacaaattgtTCACACAAGAAAAGGttaaagaaagtaaaagatGATCATTTGGATCCAGCATCAGATATATCACATTATTTGGTATTTTCCGGCCAACTCCGACTATTTTCTGTCACACTAAACAGAGGAAGACGGCGAAAAGAGCAAAGAGAACAGAGTTAGAACCCATAAAACGGTCTGATCCAGAACCTGGTGGTGGCGTATGATAGTAAAAAGGGAAGTAAGGAACGATCGGATTTGGCGGAGGCGGTGTAGGATAGTTTCCTGAATATGGTGGAGGATAGTAATAACCTTGACCACCGGACTGAGAAGGAGGAGGATAATAGTAAGAgctaccaccaccaccgccggaGCTAGGAGGAGGGTATTTGCCGCCACCGGACTGAGAAGGAGGAGGATAATAGTAAGAgctaccaccaccaccgccggaGCTAGGAGGAGAAGGAGGCGGAGGACATGCGGTGGTGGTTGATGGAGACGGTGGTGGACGAGAaggaggcggaggaggaggatatGATTGGACGGGATTACAAGGATTGTCGCAGGAAGAACACATTGTACAGGAAACAACCTCGTCCTTGGATGTCACTGTCGAAGTCAGCGACAGTAGTAGAATAACAACAAGCGTAGACAAACCGTATAACTGGTTTGCTTCCATTTTGTCAGAAACTTGATTTTCAGTGTAGAAAtctacagagagagagagagaaaaagaagaagcacgATTAGAAGAGGAGTGTTCATTCTTTTTATCAAGGgtttctttaatattttctgtTGCAGCAATAAAGgtgttttaaataaagaaaatagtgAAAATTTGGAAAAGATGACGCCGACACGTTAATTTTTTAACTGAAGGTTTTGTAATAAAAGCACTGAAATACGCGCATGTAGGGGGCATATGCGTCATTTTAATCTTATGAAACGTGGAATTTACGATAATACATCTGGTCTTGGCTTTATTGTGAGCCATCCAGTCCAGTAGTAACTATGATGTTCCGTCCTGAAATTTTGAGAATTATAAacagtttaataaaaaaatttaataattataattttcttttcaaattagaAGCTTGTTGtatatgttttaacttttttaaaaaagattaagaGCTATAAACCAGTATTTTACTAGCTTATGTTTAGGATTGCGCCGTCCATGGCAACTACGGCGACGAGTAACCGAGCAAGCAAGAAGGTTTTCGAATcttcaaccaataaaatattatgtggCGGTCTTTATCGTGGGGCTTGACTTTTTGCAAGCTTTCACACGTGGGCGTATTTCATTGGATCTTTGGTTTATGATGTGGCAAGAGTAGACGTGAAGATGACGGAAGTCCTGACTTAATAAGTGTGAGTGAGCGTATTTTCAACAGaccttttaaaataatatgagaAATTCGGTGAGTAGCTTGAAATTCAAAAGCTTTAATCTGAAACCTTTTCAGTTGGTGTTGATAGAATCTAAGAGCATCGGCGGTGGAAAGAAACCACATAGGTCTCtcaaaaaatagttatattgttgtttaattctgataattattaattttaattttaaatttacatagCTAATAGAGACAAGGCACATGACATTTGGATCTCtggatgtaaaaaaaaagtacttcTGCCAAAGGACGTCGCTCACTTCTTTCTTCCATATTTCCTCTCTctttcattctttttctttgtttttatttttttaattggtcaGAGACGGCTCTAAAAACTACCACTACTGATGCTCTGAGCCGTtgcaaatatgaaaattaaggGTCTAAACTTTTACCAAAAAGGGGTCTAAAACTGTAAATCAagacatattttaatatacaccGTCTTATTGTGATCACACCTCGTTATTGTGAAAATTATCATCGTATGGAGAATAAAAATGAAGCAAATGAGATGCAGAatgaaacacacacacatgtTTCACATGTGGCCAGAGATCAAAATGCCCAAAACAAATCGTGTAGCGTTGTAACTGACAAGACTACCAATACGAGACAATTTGGTGTAGCAGCTGCTAAATGTCACGAGTTACTCATTGTCCATACAATCAACTTCTacactttttttcaaaaaaaaaataaagtaagcaaaagaaaagtttttaatgCGATTTGGGAAGGGGGAGATGAAATATTAGCTGTATAGCACGTGTCTTTAAAAGCGTGCCACGGGCCCACCAACTCCATTCCACATTCACTGCACTTACCAAAACTCTATTTCGGTGTAACTTGGCACACTTGCTTGCTCATCGATCCCTCCAATTTTAATCGTAGAAAATCTTATCGCTACGAATGATTTGCGTTTAGGCAGAATGGTTTAGTTGTCAAAGCTCTTTCGGTTTCGTAACATCGTTTTTCACGAGTGCATTTGGTGGACACTGGACACTTTATTCGTTAATATGGGTCCAACCAGTGTTACAAAACAGTAAAATTAGTTCTAACAAGAAAAGTAGTCAGTGGTCGAtctatttcatattaagtgtcattttgatcttgtgcatataaattaagaaaataattaactttgtatatttcctatataaaaacacaattacctatacacctaatcatatttcaactaatagaaaaataaattactgcataaaattaataaattttgcattaaaaatcgaaaacgacacttattttgtaacaaatttttttttctacaacgacacttaatatgaaatggAAGGAGCATGAAAGAGGTAAATATCGATACACACAAAATTCAATGTACTATAATATAAAAGGCTGTAAATATATACTCAGAATAATTGTACTACTAGtactattattaatttgttaCTGTTTTGTGATTGATAACTAAAAGCGGTAATCCAGGTATTTATTACATGAGTTGAATTCAACATAAACTCTGAAGTTTCAGAGAGGTTCAAATCGGGTAACGGATCAGACTCGGATAAAGATCCTACAAGTGTCTAGTCCTAGATTTGATGATGATCTGAATTACAGAACCGTACCGACAAGGTTCAAGAAAGTCTAGATTCTCTGGATGAAAAGGATTGTTTAGATTCAGAAACCATCATTTTGGGCTATGCCCTCTACAGTTTCTCTATGTAGCTTG
This genomic interval carries:
- the LOC106320194 gene encoding formin-A-like isoform X1, with the translated sequence MEANQLYGLSTLVVILLLSLTSTVTSKDEVVSCTMCSSCDNPCNPVQSYPPPPPPSRPPPSPSTTTACPPPPSPPSSGGGGGSSYYYPPPSQSGGGKYPPPSSGGGGGSSYYYPPPSQSGGQGYYYPPPYSGNYPTPPPPNPIVPYFPFYYHTPPPGSGSDRFMGSNSVLFALFAVFLCLV
- the LOC106320194 gene encoding proline-rich antigen homolog isoform X2 — protein: MEANQLYGLSTLVVILLLSLTSTVTSKDEVVSCTMCSSCDNPCNPVQSYPPPPPPSRPPPSPSTTTACPPPPSPPSSGGGGGSSYYYPPPSQSGGQGYYYPPPYSGNYPTPPPPNPIVPYFPFYYHTPPPGSGSDRFMGSNSVLFALFAVFLCLV